Proteins from a single region of Palaemon carinicauda isolate YSFRI2023 chromosome 1, ASM3689809v2, whole genome shotgun sequence:
- the LOC137642461 gene encoding uncharacterized protein, producing the protein MGGPNGGGAEKNRPGRPPGLGGEGARNLKQNWEVGMGGPNGGARRKRRSGKAPGMGGQAARNLRQSEEEGEVPRTVEEYQVARNLEESQVVDAVASRDRRKVTERVWQHMASVQCLDHEHTEPVIVPQTVATWEPNTEYVPAKEAYLTTGGDYGRFPRGSEFLGRPCVSHSLNTQFTHHLAASGMYRNHSLNS; encoded by the exons ATGGGTGGGCCCAATGGAGGGGGCGCCGAGAAGAATCGTCCCGGAAGGCCTCCGGGGTTGGGTGGTGAAGGAGCCCGGAACTTGAAGCAAA ACTGGGAAGTGGGAATGGGTGGCCCCAATGGAGGAGCTAGGAGAAAGAGGCGTTCAGGAAAGGCTCCGGGAATGGGCGGACAAGCCGCTCGTAACCTGAGGCAAagtgaggaggagggggaggtCCCCCGGACGGTGGAGGAATACCAAGTGGCGAGGAACCTGGAAGAAAGTCAAGTGGTAGACGCGGTAGCTTCGAGAGACAGGAGGAAAGTGACGGAACGCGTTTGGCAACACATGGCCAGTGTACAATGTTTGGATCATGAACACACCGAGCCCGTTATAGTACCGCAGACAGTTGCGACATGGGAACCAAATACAG AATATGTGCCAGCCAAGGAGGCCTACCTGACGACCGGTGGTGACTACGGGAGGTTCCCAAGAGGATCAGAGTTCCTGGGTAGACCCTGTGTCAGTCACTCCCTGAACACCCAGTTCACCCACCATCTGGCAGCGTCAGGCATGTATAGGAATCACTCATTAAACTCATAA